One genomic segment of Verrucomicrobiota bacterium includes these proteins:
- a CDS encoding CRISPR-associated endonuclease Cas3'', producing MERSRHVHRLRFVSEPLAHSAHDGAPEQTYWAHVGEVIRLGMEFGQETARFSSKWREPFLSALEMALNYHDLGKLDEIFQDDLRRNRRQTRLNHVDAGVAHLLKGKHAEAVIASYAHHIGLPSLPEERAKNANGIVGMFRDLEKDAGTTGLKTHQRSDAKLAEYLAEHARIFAPVILPPVAGFSSLVRRLLLSCLVDADHADTARHYGNERPIEPPPLSAADRSAALDRYVAGLAAKANPQTERERDRHELRQQVYRACRERPINPDENILSCDSPVGTGKTTAVMAHLLRVAAERRLRRVFVVLPFTNIIDQSVDVYRRALRLADETEARMEAVVAAHHHRVDYESYELRHLAARWDSPIVVTTAVQFFEALAAKATAPLRKLHQVAGSAIFVDEAHAAMPAALWPQMFRWLRELCDDWGCHLVLASGSLTRFWELEDFVPAIERRPIPELVSSEVANRTKEFEEKRVNIHTHSAKLSLPKLADFILSKPGPRLVILNTVQSAALLANHLREDCKLGLNIEHISTALTPLHRAETVRRVRDRLASPEKNWCLVATSCVEAGVDFSFRSAFRESWGLVNLLQIAGRANRSGEYSDSEVWDFRHDEFGGLSLHPQAKVARDVLAGIFKDCAMQQRQPSPSDCTEALRLELRNDRGQKAEIIEKIEAAEKAADYPEVARLCRIITADTRTVLVDQALVKRIENRDRAQFPSWREIMRNSVQIWSSRLKSGDWPLKPIGPDEELWAWTGQNYNGFLGYMADILPLLKAGKTGFDVL from the coding sequence ATGGAGCGAAGTCGGCACGTACACCGATTACGCTTTGTGAGCGAGCCGCTGGCCCATAGCGCCCACGACGGCGCTCCGGAACAAACCTACTGGGCGCACGTCGGCGAAGTTATCCGGCTGGGCATGGAGTTTGGCCAGGAAACGGCGCGCTTCTCGTCAAAGTGGCGGGAGCCGTTCCTCTCCGCTTTAGAAATGGCGCTCAATTACCACGATCTCGGCAAGCTCGACGAAATCTTCCAAGACGACCTGCGCCGAAACCGCCGCCAGACGCGACTCAACCACGTGGATGCAGGTGTTGCGCACTTGCTGAAAGGCAAGCACGCCGAGGCCGTCATCGCGTCCTACGCCCATCACATCGGCCTGCCTTCGTTGCCAGAGGAGCGAGCCAAGAACGCGAACGGGATCGTTGGCATGTTTCGCGACTTGGAAAAGGATGCCGGGACCACGGGCCTAAAGACCCATCAGCGCAGCGACGCGAAGCTGGCAGAGTACCTGGCTGAACACGCCCGCATCTTCGCGCCCGTGATTCTCCCGCCAGTGGCGGGCTTCAGCAGTCTGGTTCGCCGGCTTTTGCTCTCCTGCCTCGTTGACGCCGACCATGCGGACACCGCACGGCATTACGGCAACGAACGCCCCATCGAACCGCCACCGCTGTCAGCAGCGGATCGTTCGGCGGCGCTGGATCGTTACGTGGCCGGCCTCGCAGCCAAGGCCAATCCGCAAACAGAGCGCGAGCGCGACCGGCACGAGTTGCGGCAACAGGTCTATCGCGCCTGTCGCGAGCGGCCCATCAACCCGGACGAGAACATCCTGTCTTGCGACAGCCCTGTCGGCACCGGGAAGACGACGGCAGTGATGGCGCACCTGCTTCGCGTGGCGGCAGAGCGTCGGTTGCGCCGCGTCTTCGTCGTCCTCCCGTTCACGAACATTATTGACCAATCGGTTGACGTGTATCGGCGAGCGTTGCGATTGGCCGATGAAACGGAAGCTCGGATGGAAGCTGTCGTGGCCGCGCATCACCATCGCGTGGACTACGAGAGCTACGAGCTTCGTCATTTGGCTGCCCGCTGGGATTCGCCGATTGTCGTCACGACCGCCGTTCAGTTCTTCGAGGCGTTGGCGGCGAAGGCCACGGCCCCGTTGCGTAAGCTGCACCAGGTCGCCGGCTCCGCCATCTTCGTGGACGAAGCGCACGCGGCCATGCCCGCCGCGCTTTGGCCGCAGATGTTCCGCTGGTTGCGCGAGCTTTGCGACGACTGGGGCTGCCACCTCGTCTTGGCGTCCGGCTCGTTGACGCGGTTTTGGGAATTAGAGGATTTCGTCCCAGCGATTGAGCGGCGGCCGATTCCTGAACTTGTCTCGTCAGAAGTCGCCAACCGAACAAAGGAGTTCGAGGAAAAGCGAGTCAACATTCACACTCATTCCGCCAAGTTGTCGTTGCCGAAACTGGCGGACTTCATTCTGAGCAAGCCGGGGCCGAGACTCGTAATCCTGAACACAGTCCAGTCGGCTGCCCTGTTGGCGAATCATCTTCGCGAAGACTGCAAGCTTGGCCTGAACATTGAGCACATTTCGACCGCGCTGACTCCTTTGCACCGGGCTGAGACGGTGCGCCGCGTGCGCGACCGCTTGGCTTCCCCGGAAAAAAACTGGTGTCTGGTGGCGACCAGTTGCGTGGAAGCTGGCGTGGATTTCTCCTTCCGCTCGGCCTTCCGCGAAAGCTGGGGGCTGGTGAACTTGCTCCAGATTGCCGGACGCGCCAACCGTTCGGGCGAGTATTCAGACAGCGAAGTATGGGACTTCCGCCATGATGAGTTCGGCGGGCTTTCGCTGCATCCGCAGGCCAAGGTCGCGCGTGACGTTCTGGCAGGCATCTTCAAGGACTGCGCCATGCAGCAGCGCCAGCCTTCGCCCAGCGATTGCACCGAGGCGCTCCGCTTGGAGCTTCGGAATGATCGCGGACAGAAAGCCGAGATCATCGAAAAGATCGAAGCCGCAGAGAAAGCGGCGGACTATCCCGAAGTCGCCAGGCTCTGCCGAATCATCACGGCGGACACGCGAACCGTGCTGGTGGATCAGGCGTTGGTCAAACGGATCGAGAACCGCGACCGGGCGCAGTTTCCATCCTGGCGTGAGATCATGCGGAACAGCGTCCAGATTTGGTCGAGCCGGCTCAAGAGTGGCGATTGGCCGCTGAAACCCATCGGTCCGGACGAGGAGCTTTGGGCATGGACCGGCCAGAATTACAATGGCTTTCTCGGTTACATGGCGGACATTCTTCCTTTGCTGAAGGCTGGCAAGACTGGCTTTGACGTATTGTGA
- a CDS encoding CRISPR-associated protein, translated as MNAKEQQTMSETQVPRITGLLVIEVRKSNPNGDPERESSPRQRPDGKGEISPVSIKRKLRDLVEKADGQDSLVWAKLKAKPELQLGADVDGRFQILESRGRKRDEIKKLLEDDFKKFQATYWDARLFGNTFLEEGGKNTIRAGVAHFGVGVSVAPIEIEFQTWTNKSGVEEGKDRGMAPMSFRVVKHGLYTVPFFVNPTQARKTGCTLADVQVMLHLLKHAYPHTRSVIRTEVEIIHAHVMQHNDPLGSFSDFAFLDALAPKRVPDKTKPSEALKPDYEIPTWDEIKGKPVREGKPAKWSEVGTYTDYAL; from the coding sequence ATGAACGCAAAAGAACAACAAACCATGAGCGAAACCCAAGTCCCCCGAATCACCGGCCTCCTCGTCATCGAGGTCCGCAAATCCAACCCCAACGGAGACCCAGAGCGCGAAAGCTCTCCGCGCCAGCGGCCCGACGGCAAAGGCGAGATCTCGCCAGTATCCATCAAGCGCAAGCTCCGCGACTTGGTGGAAAAGGCCGACGGCCAAGACAGTCTGGTCTGGGCGAAGTTGAAGGCAAAACCAGAACTCCAACTCGGGGCTGACGTGGATGGCCGCTTTCAAATTCTCGAAAGCCGGGGCCGCAAACGCGACGAGATCAAAAAGCTCCTCGAAGACGACTTCAAGAAGTTCCAGGCGACGTACTGGGATGCGCGCCTGTTCGGCAACACCTTCCTTGAAGAAGGCGGCAAGAACACGATCCGGGCTGGTGTAGCCCACTTTGGCGTCGGTGTCTCAGTTGCGCCAATCGAAATCGAGTTTCAGACGTGGACAAACAAGTCTGGCGTCGAGGAGGGCAAAGACCGCGGCATGGCCCCGATGTCCTTCCGCGTGGTGAAGCACGGCCTCTACACTGTGCCTTTCTTTGTGAACCCAACGCAGGCCCGCAAGACCGGCTGCACGCTGGCCGACGTTCAGGTCATGCTCCACCTTCTTAAGCACGCATATCCGCACACCCGCTCAGTCATCCGCACCGAAGTGGAAATCATCCATGCCCACGTCATGCAGCACAACGACCCGCTTGGTTCGTTTTCCGACTTTGCGTTCCTCGACGCGCTGGCGCCGAAACGTGTGCCTGACAAAACAAAACCGAGCGAAGCCTTGAAGCCAGATTACGAAATCCCGACCTGGGATGAGATCAAGGGCAAGCCGGTTCGCGAGGGGAAACCTGCCAAATGGAGCGAAGTCGGCACGTACACCGATTACGCTTTGTGA
- a CDS encoding type II toxin-antitoxin system RelE/ParE family toxin, protein MKLPVEESEFIPCDILNIVRRIRPHNPAAAVRFVESFKSSVDLLARMPSIGRRRPDLGSPATRSWRVNGFRNYLIFYEVLPDRLRLLRVLHGARDLQAELGK, encoded by the coding sequence ATGAAACTCCCGGTTGAGGAGAGCGAGTTCATCCCGTGCGACATTCTGAACATTGTGCGCCGCATCCGTCCGCACAATCCCGCCGCCGCTGTTCGATTCGTCGAGTCTTTCAAATCCAGCGTGGACCTTCTGGCTCGGATGCCCAGCATTGGGCGTCGGCGACCGGACCTGGGTTCGCCGGCAACACGCTCGTGGCGTGTGAACGGGTTTCGCAACTACCTGATCTTTTACGAAGTACTGCCAGACCGGCTCAGGCTGTTGCGCGTATTGCACGGCGCGCGTGACCTGCAGGCGGAGTTGGGCAAGTGA